A genomic region of Prionailurus viverrinus isolate Anna chromosome D4, UM_Priviv_1.0, whole genome shotgun sequence contains the following coding sequences:
- the LOC125149827 gene encoding 60S ribosomal protein L17, with amino-acid sequence MVRYSLDPENPTKSCKSRGSNLRVHFKNTRETAQAIKGMHIRKATKYLKDVTLQKQCVPFRRYNGGVGRCAQAKQWGWTQGRWPKKSAEFLLHMLKNAESNAELKGLDVDSLVIEHIQVNKAPKMRRRTYRAHGRINPYMSSPCHIEMILTEKEQIVPKPEEEVAQKKKISQKKLKKQKLMARE; translated from the coding sequence ATGGTTCGCTATTCACTTGACCCGGAAAACCCGACAAAATCATGCAAATCAAGAGGTTCAAATCTTCGTGTTCACTTTAAGAACACACGGGAAACTGCCCAGGCCATCAAGGGTATGCATATCCGAAAAGCCACCAAGTATCTGAAAGATGTCACTTTGCAGAAGCAGTGTGTGCCATTCCGACGCTACAATGGTGGAGTTGGTAGGTGTGCCCAGGCCAAACAGTGGGGCTGGACGCAGGGTCGGTGGCCCAAAAAGAGTGCCGAATTTTTACTGCACATGCTTAAAAATGCAGAGAGTAATGCTGAACTTAAGGGTTTAGATGTAGATTCTCTGGTCATTGAGCACATCCAGGTGAACAAAGCCCCCAAAATGCGGCGTAGAACTTACAGGGCTCATGGTCGGATTAACCCATACATGAGCTCTCCCTGCCATATTGAGATGATCCTTACTGAAAAAGAGCAGATTGTTCCTAAACCAGAAGAGGAGGttgcacagaagaaaaagatatcccagaagaaactgaagaaacaaaaacttatggCCCGGGAGTAA